The Hevea brasiliensis isolate MT/VB/25A 57/8 chromosome 1, ASM3005281v1, whole genome shotgun sequence genome has a window encoding:
- the LOC110635012 gene encoding alkaline/neutral invertase E, chloroplastic translates to MTMAASEAVLRALSGGLPHTCSDPYINNWKSVLFFKSRVNCRNNGGSLYQKSKNCSRMLWKYTWINACQGEDVACYVETQRAKRLESMRFKCQRADSVSGVTANENLPPISRPVNTVGVTVNGNVASAATVREKSHKAHEGSVEEEAWDLLRASVVYYCGNPIGTIAANDPSDTSILNYDQVFIRDFIPSGIAFLLKGEYDIVRNFILYTLQLQSWEKTMDCHSPGQGLMPANFKVRTVPLDGDDSATEDILDPDFGEAAIGRVAPVDSGLWWIILLRAYGKCSGDLSVQERVDVQTGIKMILKLCLADGFDMFPTLLVTDGSCMIDRRMGIHGHPLEIQALFYSALLCAREMLAPEDGSADLIRALNNRLVALSFHIREYYWIDMKKINEIYRYKTEEYSYDAVNKFNIYPDQIPSWLVDFMPNRGGYLIGNLQPAHMDFRFFSLGNLWSIISSLATVDQSHAILDLIEAKWADLVTEMPFKICYPSLEGQEWRIITGSDPKNTPWSYHNGGSWPTLLWQLTVACIKMNRPKIAERAVKLAERRISRDKWPEYYDTKKARFIGKQARLFQTWSIAGYLVAKLLLDNPSAARILVNEEDSELLNTLCDMINANPRRKRGRVGFKQPFIV, encoded by the exons ATGACCATGGCTGCTTCAGAAGCAGTTTTACGAGCTCTATCTGGTGGTTTACCTCACACTTGTTCTGATCCATATATCAACAATTGGAAGTCTGTGCTTTTCTTTAAATCCAGAGTAAACTGTAGAAATAATGGAGGTTCACTGTACCAAAAGTCAAAAAATTGTTCGAGAATGTTATGGAAATATACGTGGATCAATGCATGTCAGGGTGAGGATGTTGCATGCTATGTGGAAACTCAACGTGCTAAGAGGCTGGAATCTATGAGATTCAAGTGCCAAAGGGCTGATAGTGTTAGTGGGGTAACTGCAAATGAGAATTTACCACCTATATCACGTCCTGTAAATACAGTAGGTGTCACAGTGAATGGTAATGTAGCTTCAGCAGCAACAGTTAGGGAAAAATCACACAAGGCACATGAGGGATCAGTTGAGGAAGAAGCATGGGATCTCCTCCGAGCATCAGTTGTTTACTATTGTGGTAATCCTATTGGGACAATTGCTGCTAATGATCCATCCGATACTAGCATTCTGAACTATGATCAGGTCTTTATTCGAGACTTCATTCCTTCAGGAATAGCTTTCCTTTTGAAGGGAGAGTATGATATTGTACGGAATTTCATCCTTTATACCCTTCAATTGCAG AGTTGGGAGAAAACCATGGATTGTCATAGTCCTGGTCAAGGGTTGATGCCTGCTAATTTCAAGGTGCGCACTGTTCCCCTTGATGGTGATGATTCTGCTACTGAGGACATTTTAGATCCTGACTTTGGTGAAGCAGCAATTGGTCGAGTTGCACCAGTTGATTCTG GATTGTGGTGGATTATATTGTTACGAGCTTATGGAAAATGCTCCGGAGATCTTTCCGTGCAAGAGAGAGTTGATGTGCAAACTGGgattaaaatgattttaaaacTGTGTCTTGCTGATGGTTTTGATATGTTTCCAACGTTATTGGTGACGGATGGTTCTTGCATGATAGATCGTCGCATGGGAATTCATGGACATCCATTGGAGATTCAG GCACTCTTTTATTCAGCATTACTTTGTGCACGTGAAATGCTTGCTCCCGAGGATGGATCAGCTGACCTCATTAGAGCTCTTAACAATCGTCTAGTTGCGCTATCTTTCCACATAAGGGAATACTATTGGATtgatatgaaaaaaattaatgagaTCTACCGTTACAAGACTGAGGAATACTCATATGATGCAGTCAATAAGTTTAATATCTACCCGGATCAAATCCCTTCATGGTTAGTGGACTTCATGCCAAATAGAGGAGGTTATTTGATTGGAAACCTGCAGCCTGCTCACATGGACTTCCGTTTCTTCTCTCTTGGAAACTTATGGTCTATAATAAGTAGTCTTGCAACGGTGGATCAGTCACATGCCATATTGGATCTTATTGAAGCAAAATGGGCAGATTTAGTGACTGAGATGCCATTCAAAATATGCTATCCCAGTCTTGAGGGCCAGGAATGGCGAATTATTACAGGCAGTGATCCTAAGAACAC TCCGTGGTCTTACCACAATGGAGGTTCTTGGCCAACTTTACTCTGGCAG CTCACTGTGGCTTGCATAAAGATGAATAGACCAAAGATTGCAGAAAGAGCGGTTAAGCTTGCTGAGCGGCGCATATCTAGAGACAAGTGGCCAGAATACTATGATACTAAGAAAGCAAGGTTTATTGGAAAACAGGCTCGGCTATTTCAAACCTGGTCAATTGCAGGTTATCTTGTTGCCAAGCTCCTTCTTGACAATCCAAGTGCAGCAAGGATCCTTGTAAATGAAGAAGATTCAGAGCTTCTAAATACCCTTTGTGACATGATCAATGCCAATCCGAGGAGGAAACGTGGCCGGGTTGGATTTAAGCAACCGTTCATAGTATGA
- the LOC110635013 gene encoding histone deacetylase 9 isoform X1, whose amino-acid sequence MRSKDRISYFYDGDVGSVYFGPNHPMKPHRLCMTHHLVLSYELHKKMEIYRPHKAYPVELAQFHSADYVEFLHRISPDTQHLFANELARYNLGEDCPVFENLFEFCQIYAGGTIDAARRLNNQLCDIAINWAGGLHHAKKCEASGFCYINDLVLGILELLKYHARVLYIDIDVHHGDGVEEAFYFTDRVMTVSFHKYGDLFFPGTGDVKDVGEREGKFYAINVPLKDGIDDTSFTRLFKTIISKVVETYLPGVIVLQCGADSLARDRLGCFNLSIDGHAECVRFVKKFNLPLLVTGGGGYTKENVARCWTVETGVLLDTELPNEIPDNEYIKYFAPEYSLKIPGGQIENLNSKSYISTIKMQVLENLRCIQHAPGVQMQEVPPDFYIPDFDEDEQNPDERMDQHTQDKHIQRDDEYYEGDNDNDHNMDVP is encoded by the exons ATGCGCTCTAAGGACAGAATTTCTTACTTCTACGACG GGGATGTGGGTAGCGTTTACTTTGGGCCGAACCATCCAATGAAGCCTCACCGGCTTTGTATGACTCACCATCTTGTTCTCTCCTACGAGCTCCATAAGAAGATGGAGATTTAC CGGCCTCACAAGGCATATCCTGTTGAGCTTGCACAGTTCCATTCAGCTGACTATGTTGAATTTTTACACCGGATTTCCCCAGATACTCAACACCTGTTTGCAAATGAATTGGCAAGAT ATAATCTTGGAGAAGATTGTCCTGTCTTTGAAAATCTATTCGAATTTTGTCAAATTTATGCTGGTGGAACAATAG ATGCTGCACGTAGATTAAACAATCAACTATGTGACATTGCTATAAATTGGGCTGGTGGTTTACACCATGCCAAGAAGTGTGAGGCATCTGGATTTTGTTACATCAACGACTTAGTTTTGGGAATTTTGGAGCTTCTGAAATATCATGCACGTGTTTTATACATTGATATAGACGTACATCATGGTGATGGTGTTGAAGAGGCCTTTTATTTCACTGACAG GGTGATGACTGTGAGTTTTCACAAGTACGGGGATTTGTTCTTTCCTGGAACTGGAGATGTTAAG GATGTAGGAGAAAGAGAAGGAAAGTTTTATGCTATAAATGTTCCCCTGAAGGATGGAATAGATGACACCAGCTTCACCCGGCTTTTTAAAAct ATTATTTCCAAGGTGGTAGAAACATATCTGCCAGGTGTGATAGTTCTTCAGTGTGGAGCAGATTCTTTAGCTAGAGACCGCTTGGGCTGTTTCAACCTCTCTATTGATG GGCATGCTGAATGTGTTAGGTTTGTGAAGAAATTCAATTTGCCTTTGCTG GTTACTGGAGGTGGTGGATACACAAAAGAGAATGTTGCTCGATGTTGGACTGTTGAAACAGGAGTTCTTTTAGATACAGAACTACCCAACG AGATCCCAGATAACGAGTATATCAAATATTTTGCCCCTGAGTATTCATTGAAGATTCCAGGTGGACAAATA GAGAATTTAAATAGCAAATCTTACATTAGCACGATCAAAATGCAAGTTCTGGAAAATCTTCGTTGCATACAACATGCTCCAGGTGTACAAATGCAGGAG GTTCCACCCGACTTTTACATTCCTGATTTTGATGAAGATGAGCAAAACCCGGATGAACGCATGGATC AGCATACTCAAGACAAGCATATCCAGCGAGATGATGAATATTATGAAGGGGACAATGATAATGATCATAACATGGATGTTCCCTGA
- the LOC110635013 gene encoding histone deacetylase 9 isoform X2 — translation MRSKDRISYFYDGDVGSVYFGPNHPMKPHRLCMTHHLVLSYELHKKMEIYRPHKAYPVELAQFHSADYVEFLHRISPDTQHLFANELARYNLGEDCPVFENLFEFCQIYAGGTIDAARRLNNQLCDIAINWAGGLHHAKKCEASGFCYINDLVLGILELLKYHARVLYIDIDVHHGDGVEEAFYFTDRVMTVSFHKYGDLFFPGTGDVKDVGEREGKFYAINVPLKDGIDDTSFTRLFKTIISKVVETYLPGVIVLQCGADSLARDRLGCFNLSIDGHAECVRFVKKFNLPLLVTGGGGYTKENVARCWTVETGVLLDTELPNEIPDNEYIKYFAPEYSLKIPGGQIENLNSKSYISTIKMQVLENLRCIQHAPGVQMQELFQVRGPW, via the exons ATGCGCTCTAAGGACAGAATTTCTTACTTCTACGACG GGGATGTGGGTAGCGTTTACTTTGGGCCGAACCATCCAATGAAGCCTCACCGGCTTTGTATGACTCACCATCTTGTTCTCTCCTACGAGCTCCATAAGAAGATGGAGATTTAC CGGCCTCACAAGGCATATCCTGTTGAGCTTGCACAGTTCCATTCAGCTGACTATGTTGAATTTTTACACCGGATTTCCCCAGATACTCAACACCTGTTTGCAAATGAATTGGCAAGAT ATAATCTTGGAGAAGATTGTCCTGTCTTTGAAAATCTATTCGAATTTTGTCAAATTTATGCTGGTGGAACAATAG ATGCTGCACGTAGATTAAACAATCAACTATGTGACATTGCTATAAATTGGGCTGGTGGTTTACACCATGCCAAGAAGTGTGAGGCATCTGGATTTTGTTACATCAACGACTTAGTTTTGGGAATTTTGGAGCTTCTGAAATATCATGCACGTGTTTTATACATTGATATAGACGTACATCATGGTGATGGTGTTGAAGAGGCCTTTTATTTCACTGACAG GGTGATGACTGTGAGTTTTCACAAGTACGGGGATTTGTTCTTTCCTGGAACTGGAGATGTTAAG GATGTAGGAGAAAGAGAAGGAAAGTTTTATGCTATAAATGTTCCCCTGAAGGATGGAATAGATGACACCAGCTTCACCCGGCTTTTTAAAAct ATTATTTCCAAGGTGGTAGAAACATATCTGCCAGGTGTGATAGTTCTTCAGTGTGGAGCAGATTCTTTAGCTAGAGACCGCTTGGGCTGTTTCAACCTCTCTATTGATG GGCATGCTGAATGTGTTAGGTTTGTGAAGAAATTCAATTTGCCTTTGCTG GTTACTGGAGGTGGTGGATACACAAAAGAGAATGTTGCTCGATGTTGGACTGTTGAAACAGGAGTTCTTTTAGATACAGAACTACCCAACG AGATCCCAGATAACGAGTATATCAAATATTTTGCCCCTGAGTATTCATTGAAGATTCCAGGTGGACAAATA GAGAATTTAAATAGCAAATCTTACATTAGCACGATCAAAATGCAAGTTCTGGAAAATCTTCGTTGCATACAACATGCTCCAGGTGTACAAATGCAGGAG ctATTTCAAGTCCGTGGGCCTTGGTAA
- the LOC110634981 gene encoding uncharacterized protein LOC110634981 has product MSETPFRLREKLLEKQRYFQSIHKHTYLKGPYDKITSVAIPVALAASSIYLIGRGIYNMSHGIGKKE; this is encoded by the exons ATGTCGGAAACCCCTTTTCGACTGCGGGAGAAGCTTCTTGAGAAGCAGAGATATTTCCAAAGCATCCACAAACACACATATTTGAAAGGACCTTATGATAAGATCACCTCTGTCGCAATTCCTGTAGCTTTGGCAGCCAGCTCAATATACCTTATT GGACGAGGGATCTATAACATGTCTCATGGGATTGGGAAGAAAGAATGA